From a single Lolium rigidum isolate FL_2022 chromosome 7, APGP_CSIRO_Lrig_0.1, whole genome shotgun sequence genomic region:
- the LOC124678456 gene encoding uncharacterized protein LOC124678456: MLNHHGLGRRHCFPADANDTVASCLSSAGKRIHASFHLAAPPGNSALFLDWPDVRDADQLQRTEVSAAHGDSVLVQSRDCTDLGSSAPFEYFVYRAGGGPPSMSPLPPCYLPMPWEGGDSRRRSREPRLMGSTDTGLLRRGEDELVVAQLIVMSVSAELCVLRSDSLPFVWESKRPSVAYAEGARGDELNQWWETDAVVPIGDQFLCWVDYFRGLLLCDMFDLDDEPVLQYVPLPLNPKQGRARRDLQQPFKNARNIGTTASGDVRFVSIDRRCCCGGLLESSCPRSRFSFTLTTWTLGMDSMTWSTDGMLHSDELWALPGYEGLPRVTPEFPILSMDDDATVCLMVRHYDVDAEDIRIWMIKVDVRSKTLLSIVPYNCARYKPMDDDEDGSQDHFDGIGFVPSQVSKYLNYNTRMHTN, from the coding sequence ATGCTCAACCACCACGGCCTGGGCAGGAGGCACTGCTTCCCCGCCGACGCAAACGACACTGTCGCGTCCTGCCTCAGCTCCGCCGGCAAGCGCATCCACGCCTCCTTCCATCTCGCGGCGCCGCCCGGCAACTCCGCCCTGTTTCTCGACTGGCCGGACGTGCGCGACGCTGACCAATTGCAACGCACTGAGGTCAGCGCCGCCCATGGCGACTCCGTCCTCGTCCAGTCCAGGGACTGCACCGATCTCGGTTCATCTGCCCCGTTCGAGTACTTCGTGTACAGGGCAGGAGGCGGCCCGCCGTCCATGTCGCCTCTCCCGCCTTGCTACCTGCCCATGCCATGGGAGGGAGGCGACTCGCGGCGGAGGTCGCGCGAGCCGCGACTGATGGGCTCGACAGACACAGGCCTCCTGCGCCGcggggaggacgagctcgtcgtGGCTCAGCTGATCGTTATGTCCGTCTCGGCAGAGCTCTGCGTCCTCCGCTCCGACAGCCTCCCCTTTGTGTGGGAGAGCAAGCGGCCCTCGGTCGCCTACGCCGAGGGCGCCAGAGGGGACGAGCTGAACCAATGGTGGGAGACCGACGCGGTCGTCCCCATCGGCGACCAGTTCCTCTGCTGGGTAGACTACTTCCGCGGCCTTCTGCTCTGCGACATGTTCGACCTGGACGACGAACCCGTGCTCCAGTACGTGCCGCTGCCCCTCAACCCCAAACAAGGGCGGGCCCGGCGTGATTTGCAGCAGCCTTTCAAGAACGCCCGAAACATTGGCACCACCGCCAGCGGCGACGTGAGGTTCGTCAGCATCgaccgccgctgctgctgcggcggGCTCCTAGAGAGCAGCTGCCCGCGCTCCCGTTTCTCCTTCACACTCACCACCTGGACCCTGGGCATGGACAGCATGACGTGGTCCACCGATGGCATGCTCCACTCCGACGAGCTCTGGGCCCTCCCAGGCTATGAGGGCCTCCCGCGCGTCACGCCCGAGTTCCCCATCCTCAGCATGGACGACGATGCCACCGTCTGCCTCATGGTTCGCCACTACGACGTGGATGCAGAGGACATCAGGATATGGATGATCAAGGTCGATGTCAGGAGCAAAACGCTGCTATCCATCGTCCCCTATAACTGTGCGCGCTACAAACCAATGGacgacgacgaagatggatctcaAGATCACTTTGACGGGATTGGCTTCGTCCCCAGCCAAGTTTCCAAGTATCTAAATTACAACACCAGGATGCATACAAACTAG